A window of Mustela erminea isolate mMusErm1 chromosome 19, mMusErm1.Pri, whole genome shotgun sequence genomic DNA:
CAGCACCAGCTCACGTAGCAACTGGCTCTGGCCTACAGGGGGCCCAGGGACAGTAAGTGCTGGGCAGGGGTGCATGGTCCCCACTAGGTTCCCTGTCCACTGCTCCCTTATCCCTTGCCCACGAACTCACTCTGGAGCAGATTGCTCAGGGTCTCCAGCCGCTGATTCTCAGGCATGCGAGTGTGGCCTGGGGGCATGGCAGGGTCCGGCTGGCTCTGCTGACGGGCCTCGGCCTCCCGCCGCCACAGATCCCTGCGTTCCAACAAGCTGCAGATGCACAAGCTCAGAGGTGATGGTCCCAGGGGCAGAGGTCATCTCCCACCCtccacaggcacccctcaccCTGGGTGTTGGGCAGTGGGACCTACTAATGAGGCACATGGCCCTTCTGCGTGGTGTTGTAGTGCTCCTGGGCTTGCCGCTGCTGCTCCAGCACTTGTGCCAGGACCTGCAGTGAGCGGGAATGCCTCCGGGGGGCCCTCTTGGCAGTGCGGGCATTGTGGCTAATGAAGTCCACACCCAGGCCTGGCCCCTGCAGGACATGGCAAGCAGGATGGGGCAGACAGCACTGTGATGTGCTCCTGGACCCCTCAAGAtcgctgcccccctcccccagctaccACACTTCCTCTCACCTTAGCACTGGGGCCTGGTGGGGTTAGCTGAGGACTGGGGACACGGGGTGGTGGCAGCCCAGGGCCGCAGCGGGAGTGTGCCCGCAGGAAGTGGGCAGGCTCTGttccagaggcagggctgggctcctggagggcagggcatAGCAGAGGAATCAGGCAGGCTGAAGTCGGTCTTAAGCCACCCATACGAGTGAgcttctgttccttctgcctgtgAGGATATTTATCTCCAGCCCTAAGGGCCTCTTCCCTTTTGAAGAAACACTTCTATCCATGAGCACTTTAGTATGTGGGTGTCTCACATCTCTAGGAAAACAACAAACCACCCCTCCTTCAACCTCAGTCCTGACTCTGGCTAAAccattccctttttctctccttcctggccaAGCTTCCTGGCTCTGGCCCCACCAAGGTCATTCACAGCTGGCCTCCAAGCCCTCAAAACCAGGGTCACTTCCCTGGGCTCACTGTCGTCAGCCTAATCCTCAATAACTCCTGGGTCTCTCTTTCCAGATCCAGACCTGACTCTCCATCTGTTTCCTGGGCATACTCCCAGCCCCCTAGGAGTCCCACAAATGCTTCAGTCTCAACAAATTTGCATATGACCTTACTGTCTTTTCTCTCTatcctgttcctccctctgaaGACTCTGGATAGAGAAATGGTACTACTGTCTACCAAAGAACCCCACCACTGTACCCCTGCCCTTCACAACACCCATAGAAATAAAGGGATCTTTTATGATGTGGGTCTGGCTGACTTCTAAGCCCAGCCTCATGCTCTTCTCCCCTGTACACAGCATACCACTGCCCACACTCCCTCTAGTCTTAGGACTTCAATCTATAAGTTTCCATCTCGGTAGAATGTTGTCTTCCATTCTCTCCTTGCCTAATTCCTACTTGCCCTTCAGGATCCCCCAGCCATCACCACTTCTGAGGAAGCCTGCAGCACAATCAGCCATTTCTTAGCCCCTGGTACCTTAGTCCCCTGTGATTTTCACCACCCCCCAACTCAGATTTGAGCATAACTGCCTGTCAGTCAACAGGATAAACAATGCTCGTGGCTCTCCAAGTCAGGTACCTGTAGCTGGGCCTTGACCCGGGACTCCACTTTGTCATATTTGGGCGAGCGCCACAGAGCCTTCAGGGGCCTGGGCTGTCTCTGCTCCCGGGTGCGCTCCTGCTCCTGGAAGCGCCTCTGGATCTCCCTGATCCGCTTCAGGTTCTCCTTCTCATGGTCTTTAGGGTCCTTCCCTGGGAAAAAGATGTTGCCAGACTCTACCCTACATACAGCCCAGGAGATCCAAGTCCCATCAGGTCAGACATCGGCCTGCACCCTGCCTCCTACAGAAAGATCTCCCTGACCTCACCATCTAAGACAGTTTACATCACTACATTCCCTTCCTGACAATTACCTTCTTATGTCCTTGATTACTCTCTACATTTTTATGTGAAGTACACCATGAATCACTTTGTATATTATATCCATCTCTTcacttgtttattgtttttctagCACCCACAGAGCAGGCGGCAGTAGTCACTCCACACACAAGGTTTCGCTGATGCATGAATTCATTAAGCTGAGCTAGGGTTCCTGGGAACTACTTCATTCAGTCCTCTCCTGTGAGGAAGCAATGcatttctccctccttttatAGTTGGAGAAAATGACACTCAGAGAGGCAAAGCCTGAGCCCAGATCTGGGAAGGAGAAGCAACACTTTTGATCTCAGCGTTTGACCTCATACTCGCTTCAATGCCCCTTCTGTACGAACTTACTCTTTGGAGAGGCCCCTGGACCTAGGGAGATGCCCCCGAGTTGCAACAGCACTCCCCCGACGCCACGCCGGCCTCGCTCCAGGATCTCTCTGGCTCCAGGACCTATGCGGGGGCCGCGCGAAGGGGTGGCTTCCAAGTCGAGGTCCGAAGTCAGCAGGTCCAGCTTCAGCGCATTTCCCTCAAGGCGTCCTTGGGCTGACAGGCCAGACGGGGCGGAGTGCGGAGCTCAGTAGTGGAGCAGAGCCAGAACCTCGCTTGGGCCTCGCCCCGCCGCGCCGCCCCATACCCAACTCACCAGAGGCCGGCCGGCGGTAGTAGTCAGGGCAGACTGTAGGGTCTGGGGGTATGGGCCCCGAGATGCGGGACGGGCCCTCGCACATGCCGCCGTTGCTGCCCTGCAATGGTGCACCGAGGCCTGCTGGGCTGCGCATTTCCTGGCCTTGGCCCCTTCCTCAGCCCAGTGCCTTCTCCCTGGTCCTGGACCCAGACCCTGACCCCGGCCTTGCCCTCCATTCCCGGTCCCCGCCGCGCAGCCCGACCCCGCCAGCCCTTGCCGCCTCCGCTCCTAACCCACTTCCCTGCCCGGTACGCGACCCCTTCCTCGAAACACTCGGGCAAGGAGCTCACCGTAGCAGTTTTGCCGCCGACTGCTGCAACCCCACGGGCTTGCTGTTGCCAGGCAACAGTAGTTTCCGTCCTTGAGGTCAGGGGCCACGGCCCCCTGGCGCAAAGCCTTCTGGGGCTTGTAGTTCCAGCTGAGAGTGGCGCCGAGCCACCGTCAGGTTCCCTTCCCACTCGCCTGCCCTTGCTGGCGGGTCTCTGGGGTCAGGGCCGGGTCCCCGGGGTCAGCGCCAGGTCCCCAAGGCTGGCCCCTCGCCGTCCTCCCCGCAAGCAGCCTTCAAAGAGGCGGACCCCGCGCAGCCATGGCCTCAGCAGTGGCCGAGAGACGGCCAGGGGCCCAGGAGAAGGCAGCCGCGGGGCCGGCACACCTCGCGGAGTCGTCGTCTGGTGGCCACGGTCAAGGCTTTGAGGTGACCGTCAGGCTGTGTAGTCTTCAAACACTTGTCCGCGGCGCTCTAGGAGGCCAAACTCTGTGCGACGCCCCGCTAACTGCCAGGACAAGCTCCATGGGTCAGGGAGGGACACGGGCTGGTTGGTGCCCTTCCTCTGCATTTGGTGTTTCTCAGGTGTCTCATGACTGATCCCCTGTATCCTTTGCTTGGTGACCAGTTACCTATGTGTCACCTCTAGTGTCCAGTGATGGCCGACCCGTGCCTGGTACCAGCCTATGAGGCCTGCCGGACGGTGGGTGAAGACAAGTGCCCAACAGGACCAGTCTCAGAGCCAGAGGTCCAGGAGGAACAACTCAAGCTGGAGGAAGAGAGGCTTAAGCTAGAGGTGGAGTCACTAGAGGAGAGAGGTCCCAGGCCTACAGCCTCCATTGTGAGGGCCAGTCATGGTCCGAAGAGGAAGCCGGTCAAGTGAGGGAGTTTTCAGAGGGTCAGAGCTGCTGGTCTTCAGGAGGGAGTTGGGCGGGCTCACACTCGTACAGAGTGCACCTTATCCCCTGCCACCACCATCTCTCC
This region includes:
- the ENKD1 gene encoding enkurin domain-containing protein 1, with translation MCEGPSRISGPIPPDPTVCPDYYRRPASAQGRLEGNALKLDLLTSDLDLEATPSRGPRIGPGAREILERGRRGVGGVLLQLGGISLGPGASPKRKDPKDHEKENLKRIREIQRRFQEQERTREQRQPRPLKALWRSPKYDKVESRVKAQLQEPSPASGTEPAHFLRAHSRCGPGLPPPRVPSPQLTPPGPSAKGPGLGVDFISHNARTAKRAPRRHSRSLQVLAQVLEQQRQAQEHYNTTQKGHVPHYLLERRDLWRREAEARQQSQPDPAMPPGHTRMPENQRLETLSNLLQSQSQLLRELVLLPAGADSLRAQGHRAELDRKLVQVEEAIKIFSRPKVFVKMDA